TCATCTTTTGATTTTGCAGCGACGACAAGAATTCCTGTTGAGAGATCCTTTAATATGAGTAATTTTTACAGTGCTCTTGAAATCTTTATCTTGGTCTGACTGTCTGAGATGCCCAAAGGCAAAAACAAATCTAACCTTTCTTTTCAGTCCTGTGATTCCTACacggggagaagaggaggaacgCCGGGGGAGAGATGATGTGTGAGGCGTATACGGTCATGGACCTGCTGCCGCCGGTGGCCCACATAGAGCGCGTTTGGTTGCTGGACCTGGACCTCCTCATTACCCTGAGTCTCCTCACGATAGACGCGATAGAGGTGTTGGAGTTGCTTCTGTTTGGGTGTGCAGATACAGGATATAGGAAGAAGTTGTTCGGTTGGCTGAGAAAACAGCGTGGGGACCGCATGGAAGCGCCTCGCCACCACCTAGGGTATGTTGAGACCATGTGAGTGCAATTGTGTTATTCTTGACCTTTTCTGTTGCACTAATCCTGAAAATGCCATGTTTACTTAGAACGGAAGACATATATATTGGTCGCGATGTCCTGGAGCGTATAGTTGATGGAAGCGAAAAGCCAAGTAATTTAAAATTTTTACTTTTACAGCTTATcacgaaatttttttctgatgagCTAAAACTTGGTCACGGTGGATGCGGAGTGGTTTACAAGGTAATTTTTCATTGCGTTGCCAATTTCGTTACAATAGAGCTTAGTTTGATTTTTTAATTTAATGCACACGGACGTTCACATATGAGAGCTTAAACAGGGCATTCTGGGAAATAGGATTATTGCGGTGAAGCGGCTTTCCAGCAGCCATACAATCGAAGATAGGATGTTTTACCAAGAGGTTCAAAGCTTAATGAGGGTTAAGCACCAAAATATTGTGCATTTCCTAGGCTACTGTTCTCATACAGAAGAACAGGCACTAGAATTGTCAGGGAATCTTGTTATGGCTCAACTACGAGAAAGGTTGCTATGCTTCGAGTATATAAACAATGGAAGCCTTCGGGACATTCTTACAGGTACGACAAAACACATCCAACCTTTTCGTGCTAGTACTTAATGACAAGAGAGAAATGCACGAACTGCCTTTAAACTTTCTCATGGTGTTATCTATGTCCTGAACTCTGAAAATACATTTGAGGTACCCGAACTTGTCTTCAGATGTAATCCAGGTCTAGAACTCTTAAAAATTCATTtataggtcctcaaacttgtcaTAGTGTGTTATATAGGTCTAAACGAGCTCCAACCAGCCAACATATTGGTCTCTAGCGCTCCATCTAGATGCTCTCCCTCTCTCTTATAGCTCCATCTCCATCCCCCTCTCATCACATCAccgttgccaacttgccatcCTACCTGATGCCATCATCAGCCTCCATGTCAATGGCCACGACATAATGAGTAGTCGTGGCGGCAATGCCAAAGGTAGTGCTCCTTAGGTGAATGAGGTAGGCGAACGATTACTTTGCTCTTAAGATCATGTCCCAGACAAGAATGGGGTGTGGATCCAACCGTTGTGGCATGTGGAATCGTGACACTGAGTAGATCGGGTCTATTTGGACATTTGACACACTGTGGCAAGTTCAGGGACTTGGATGAGACACTAGGACAAGTCTGGGGACCTAAAAATAGTATTTTGAAAGTTTAGGACCTATATGTGACACAAAAAGACAAGTTCGAGAACCTAAATCACAACCTAGGACAAGTTTAGAGACCAGTCCTTGTATTTTACTCTAATGACAAATAATGATTGTTTCGAATAGTAAAAATGATCTTTACCTTTTTGTTTCCTCCGCTGAATTTGGATTATTTCAGTACCCTAAACTATTTTACTTGGTCAATGTAGCCTCTACAACATTTGCATTTCTATTTTTGGTACAAATTTAAAAAAATCTGCGATTTTCATAAGTTATGGCTCAACTACTGTGCTATCTATGCAGTTTAACATGCATAGATCGAGATTGAATGCTTTCATACTTTCATACCATACTTATTTCTTGTTTTATTCCTGCAGATGAGTTAAGGGGCCTTGACTGGCATACACGTTATCAAATAATTAAGGGAATTTGCGAGGGTTTGCACCATCTTCATAAGGAAAACCATATTATTCACATGGATCTGAAACCTTCTAATATATTATTAGATGATCAGATGGTGCCAAAGATAATAGATTTTGGTCTATCAAGACTCGATGACAAATCGCGAACCATGACGGTGGAGCGCCTTATAACGTTGTAAGCTATAAATTTGATGAACATATTGTATTTTTATACATTTTTCCTTCCTACATTTCTTATGTTACAATGCATCTAAATCGTCTATTTGTGCAGAGGATATTGTGCTCCAGAATACCAGGATCATGGAAAAATGTCGCCCAAGTCAGACATTTATAGTTTGGGCATTATAGTCAAGGAGCTAGTGACCGGAAGTAAGGAGAAGCCAAGTATTCCTAAAGTAAGAGTGATTAATCTCACATTGGATACCCCTTATTACTTTTGATCTTTAATATCTTTGAGAATATACTCTCGAAATCCTTCACATTTATGAGGTTTCACCATACAAATCTACACATATAGCTTGGATGTCTCCAAACTAAGTTATTAAAAAAGGAATATTGGTATCTGTAGCTTTTATGGTTTGACGACCAAATATTTGATCCCAAATGGTATTCGATCCATGCTTCTCCTAGTGTCCACTAACAGATCTAATTTTTCATAGAGTGCGAGATTTTACAAGGGGTTACATCCACAACATTTGTTTCAAAAATTTGCCACATTATGGGTGCGTGGATTTTCAAGGAAGTTTGCAAGAAAAGAAATATAACTTGTAGAAAATGGGGAGTTTGGCGTGCTCCAATGGgggcttttgtttttctttttcccctTAACTGATGATAGGCACTTCGTTTGCGAACAGGTACTTAGAAGGTGGAAGCACAGGTGGAATAAATCAGCAAATAGGACGCCGCCATTGTTGTGGTACAAACAGGTGAGTAAATGCCTCGAGTTGGCTATAAGGTGCACAGACACAAAGCCAACAAATAGGCCTGATATATGGGATATAATTTGTGAGCTCAACAAAGTGGACAGTGGTTCTGATGTCAGTGACGCTGCTGAGTGGCTTGAGCTGGAGGGTATGATTGGAGTTGAGCCGCTCGAAATACACTTACCACTCCAGCTTAACAAGAAGATATCATGCTCTATTGAGCTCAGCAATAATGAGACAAATGGTTACGACTTTGCCTTCATGATCTCGACGACTAGCCTACGCCCATACTGCATGGACCCAGACAGGGGCATTGTTCCACTAGGATCCAAGTGTAGCATCACCATAACATTGCAAGAACTAGAGAGGGAACCGCCACATGATTACTGCAGGGATGAGTTCAGCGTGCAGAGCACCAGAGTGTACGGGAACCATGCGTCGTCTATGGATATGGATATCACGCAGGACGTGTTCAATGAAGAGCCAGGTAAAGTGGTTGATAACGTAGATTTGATAGTTGTTCTAGACGTGCCACCATCTTCCACAAGTGACCAGTGACCGAGGCACATGTAAATTATATGCACACTAGGGTAGCTGAGTCCTTGCATTGTTGTTCTGTTCTGTCAGCTCGCTAAGCTGATGTACTGTATCATTTTTAGTGATCATGTAGCTGTTGACATGACAAATGCACACATAATACCTGTATGATTTCCTCGAGGTCACTGATCATCATGGTGAGCCAATGCAAGCCTTTATGAACAGCAGAAGAATACTACTTTCATGCGAGCACAACAACGAATTATGCTACCTCCGTCCGTTAAAGAATATAACTCTAGTTCACTGATCATCATGGTCCGCCTCGGTCATGACTCGTCTGCATTACTTTCAGGTAGATCTGAACCTTAGGCAGTATGACCACCAGACCTCACAAGCATTAGGAAAATCAGTTGCCAACGGAGTTGCAGCAAGGGCAGTCACAGACTCAGGTCACACAACTATAACTAGGTATGCTACTCAAAATTTAAACCCACTGAGTCAAGAGAACCAACTACTTCCTCCGTCCCACAACAGATGCAATTCTAGCCCCTACACAACTGTAACAAGTATTTGCCAAGTAGTATATACACATCTTGgccattgcaaaatttgaatgaATCAGGATCCAGCAACAGTTAGAACACAGAAGAAATGTACACTTGCGCCGACAGACCTAAGTTTTTACATGCCGCTGCTATACACCTACTCTTTGCTCTTCTACTGGTCAGTGGTCCGATGTTCATGAGCACACAAGCACTCATGCACTCCCTCAGCTCAAAAGAATACCCAGCCCAGTATCTTGGATCCCTGTGCTAggggaaggaaaaaaaaaactcatcaaTTCTGTACACGGTTGCCGCGGAAAATGGGAACATGTCCCTCCAAATCCTGGTAATATGATCTAACCAAGTCCTAGCCAAACTGCGCTCTGGCCTTCATCTGTGCCTTCGTACCCCATCATACAATGCTGCATGTACTGCCAGTGAACAGACTGGCTGCACATACTCTTTGGCAGCTGTGGCAGACCAACCACAGATATTGTCACATCTGAATGCGTGCACTTCACCGTGCCATACACATCATTGGTGATGTCTTCCATGAAATCTTCTTTCAGGGAGCTAGTGTCAACCTGAATGATTCTTTCAGGGATGAGGCCCCAGTAGAAGACCACGTTCGGGTCATGGATCAACTTCCTCCGAGGGGCATGGATCACACTCAATCCCAGCCCTTTCCAGCTGCGGAACCAAAGGAAACTTGACTGAGTTGTATGTTCTTGCTTAACATTTCCAGCAATTAAAGAACCATGCGCATTGTGCAGCAAAAGCATGAGGAAAGAACAAAACAGTCGCATCAATTAGTACCTTCAGAATCAGGATACGGAATCGAGATTTCACCCATCCAGCCCAGTCTCGTAGCTCAGCAAAAGTTGGCGCACATAAAGCAATGCGAAGAAACTGTTGATATTTCTGATCATATGGAAAGGGTTCAAAAAGCCAGGTCCACTGGAAATCATGCCTCAATGGATCCTGAAACAAAGATACATGGACTTATTAAGTGATCAAATATTAGCACCCAAGTATTTAATTAAGTGATAAACAGCCATGCATAATCATGAAAAAGAAAATACAGCATACTGCAGAAGAGACAATTTTTAGTTGTACACTCAAAGCATACTTGCAAAAAGGGGCTGGATCCCCTTGCCACCAACCAATTTCCCAGAATAAAACTGCAATCTCACTTCCAAATAATGATCATGCACACTGAAATTTGAATGGACTACAAAAATGGTTTAAACCTAAGGCGAATCCAAGAGAATCCATACACAAAATGGACGGAAATGAGGGAAATCGGGGTCAGTCTCACGTGGACGTAAAGTGAAAATATACTAATTATTTGAACAGGAATAATGTTAACAAATACACAAGAATGCTTTGTCTTTCATAATTCCGTACAGAAATTTCCAGTTATGCATTCAGCATTGAGAACCAACAGTTCCCAGTGCTCTTGAATAACCATCCAAACTAACACAaatattctaatttagatctgtACGGAAACCAATAATTGAAATGACGCCGGTTTGGAAATCAGACTCCAATGAACTTTGAAAAATCAGACTTTCCTTGACTTTAATTGAATCTATCCTTTACTTCAACAATTTATTTGTGAACACCAAAAAAACTGAAGTTGattttagactcacccttgtcaAAGCATAACCACGTGTAAGTTCCTCTCTTATTTTTTTGAAGTTGCCTTTTGTCACATTGGACACACAAAAGTCTGGCGGGGTACAAGGCATCACTATGGGCATGAGACGCCCCTCTGAATGCAAGCAGGTAGTTGGCTCATCATGTAGACTTACTGGAACTTGCCAAGGCCAGTGAGCAAAAGTCTGAAAGAACACTGCGAACAAACCATTGACACTGGCATCCGGAAATTTCCGACAGACATAAGCCGCAAGGATTGCTAAATGAATCCCAGCAAAGAAGCCAAGATACTGAATGACATAGCACAAGAAGCACATTGTTAGACCAAAATGATGACCTCATGTTCATATAGCTGGACTAAAACTGAACAGTTAGCAGAGAAAATTAAACCACATACATGACAATGAAGTCCTCTTTTCCTGGCCCATAGTTTGATGCATCGCAACAGAGCTTGAAACTTCTGCATTGTATTTCCAGTAAagtaaaattattaaaaaaaCAGAATTTgagaaaaataaacaaaacttAAAGCGTCTGGCAGATATTATCATAATGAGCAACACAGATCAACTCAAGACAAGAAAGCAATGAAAATGGGGATCTTAAAAGCAAAATGATACGAGTtcgaggggggggggggatcaGAAAAAGCAGAACACGGCTAACTGCATGCTGATCAGAGTAAATTCAATGGGCAAGATAAAAATGTCATGCAAGTAAATTCATTAGATTAGTTTATAACCTCCGCATTTGGTACTAGCTGAACAATTTGTTCATTGACACGAACTCCAgataaactcctctagctccgtGTGTCAATTTTCTGTAGTAGTTGAGGGCTAAATTTATTTATAGCCTgcaagagcaagtgaagtcaggAGGACTTGGACTGTATTGGGTGAAGAGTATGTCAAAGCAGAAGGGCACCAACGTCAAGATATTCACATATGGTTCTAATCTTGTATAAGTAATAGCAATCATAACATGAATCAGTTGGAAAGATCATAGTTTTGTGATGTAGAATATCCAGAAGAAATGCAGAAGTACTGCAAACAGTAATGATCTAATCTATTAACTGGAAAAATCACACGGGAATACTACATAGTTCTGATGGCGGTTGACTGATATGCCGCATGTTTAGCAAGCAAATATATCAAAGATAAGGATAAGATGCAGTGACAGTGAAACCATTAATATTAGAAGGTTAATCCATTCAATAGCGCTACAAACTGAAAGTTTAGTCATTTGTCAAGAAAATTTCGTGTTCTTTAGAAGATAATAATATTTCTATGTTGAATACTACCACACAACAACAGACCACATGAGAAGTAGAAAACACATATAACATGGGATGACAGTATAAGAAGCATTACAAAAAAAATGGAACAAGTTATGGTATCAATGTAATCTGCTTGCCTTtagtgttagataatctactgctaccttgtgtgaacacagcaagggaaggcggcgccgaaaggccccctgctgtgatactgtagcgcgctgcaggtgcaggcgccgcacggctcacttgcagcactgtagccacatgcagaggccagcgcagagtcagccctgtatgttatctagtcactgttgtagcagggcagctgtactgggactagatggatagagttgtataaatagactaccacggcaactcagtaaagagagttcagatttgccatctcccagacagggcttcggccaacgctggtgtcttgtactgtgtgtgcatgctctgttctcccttcttcttcaagTTCTAGCCATAGTgcatggggacggacaacgcttgttcgtggtcagcgcagctagtgggtgctcggcaacactagcgggtgctcgccaagactggtgagtggttcactcacctgagccggtgatcctgtgggccaacaagtggtatccgagcatgggggaagctggcagcttcaccaataccttcgtcgtcgagcacctagtcatccacggtggtggagacgctggggacgaggtgccaagcactccgaGAGGAgcgccgagcactcctgggacagtgccgagcacttcgggagggatgccgagcactctgggaggagtgccgagcactcctggagggatgccgagcacgccaggagtggtgccaGAAGGTTcagcagtggtggcgaccactccaggacgggtgccgagcactcccgtgaCGGAGCCAAGACGTTttacagtggtgccaaccactccaagactgaggctaggcactcctacagtgtggccaaacactgtaggagttatgacgagaaatccagaagtagtgccgagcactgcaaccagggtgccgagcacttcgacggaacagggaactccatcaacgctgatcgagttcacctcacctccaaatgacatcactgagttcgtggacgcctaccatgaaggtgaggaggtgcggttccgtaggctggacgacatcgtcggcggcacaggACCCTCAGGACTGGCTGATCGGCTGCTCAATGAGGCAGAGCTGCTGcttgtcagtgcagaggaaccacccacgttcgagCTGGCCGAGCGGGAcggaaactggcgacgggcgatgctggaggagatgatggCGATCGAGAAAAACGAGacatggcagctcgtcgatccacctccaggatgtcgtccgatcagcctgaagtgggtgtacaaggtcaagcgggacgagctcggcgccattgtcaagcacaaggcgcgcctcgtcgcccaaggctttgttcagcgcgagggcatcgacttcgaggaggtctttgcgccagttgcgcgcatggagtcggttcgtttgctactagctttggcagcagcaaaggactggcgcgtccatcacttggatgttaaatcggccttcctaaACGGCGAACtgacggagacggtcttcgtcaggcaacctctaggtttcgccgtcaagc
Above is a genomic segment from Miscanthus floridulus cultivar M001 chromosome 3, ASM1932011v1, whole genome shotgun sequence containing:
- the LOC136542813 gene encoding probable serine/threonine-protein kinase PBL25; translation: MMCEAYTVMDLLPPVAHIERVWLLDLDLLITLSLLTIDAIEVLELLLFGCADTGYRKKLFGWLRKQRGDRMEAPRHHLGTEDIYIGRDVLERIVDGSEKPSNLKFLLLQLITKFFSDELKLGHGGCGVVYKGILGNRIIAVKRLSSSHTIEDRMFYQEVQSLMRVKHQNIVHFLGYCSHTEEQALELSGNLVMAQLRERLLCFEYINNGSLRDILTDELRGLDWHTRYQIIKGICEGLHHLHKENHIIHMDLKPSNILLDDQMVPKIIDFGLSRLDDKSRTMTVERLITLGYCAPEYQDHGKMSPKSDIYSLGIIVKELVTGSKEKPSIPKVLRRWKHRWNKSANRTPPLLWYKQVSKCLELAIRCTDTKPTNRPDIWDIICELNKVDSGSDVSDAAEWLELEGMIGVEPLEIHLPLQLNKKISCSIELSNNETNGYDFAFMISTTSLRPYCMDPDRGIVPLGSKCSITITLQELEREPPHDYCRDEFSVQSTRVYGNHASSMDMDITQDVFNEEPGKVVDNVDLIVVLDVPPSSTSDQ